Proteins encoded within one genomic window of Candidatus Thiodiazotropha endoloripes:
- a CDS encoding Tll0287-like domain-containing protein — protein MKKSVVLFLASIFLSGGVQADQAMQANIKEGKGVIKAYFGDLKGELQKGMKENGPVATISTCNTVAPSLTEAHSQMSGWVVARTSLKVRNPENRADAWETAVLNEFENRKSDGEDPMKMIKAEVVEEDGRKVFRMMKAIPTAEVCTKCHGAELAEPVSAKLKELYPADEARGYKPGDLRGAFTLKKAL, from the coding sequence ATGAAGAAAAGTGTAGTTTTATTTCTGGCATCCATTTTCCTAAGCGGAGGCGTTCAGGCAGATCAGGCCATGCAGGCCAATATCAAAGAGGGTAAAGGGGTGATCAAAGCCTATTTCGGTGATCTGAAAGGTGAACTGCAGAAGGGCATGAAAGAGAATGGCCCGGTCGCAACCATCTCAACCTGTAATACCGTTGCTCCCAGTCTTACAGAAGCCCACTCCCAGATGAGTGGTTGGGTTGTGGCTCGGACCAGTCTCAAGGTGCGTAATCCTGAGAATCGTGCCGATGCCTGGGAAACCGCTGTATTGAACGAGTTTGAAAACCGTAAAAGCGACGGTGAAGATCCGATGAAGATGATCAAAGCGGAAGTGGTTGAAGAAGACGGCCGTAAGGTTTTCCGTATGATGAAGGCAATTCCGACCGCTGAAGTCTGCACCAAGTGTCACGGTGCTGAACTTGCCGAGCCGGTCAGCGCTAAGCTCAAGGAGCTCTATCCCGCAGATGAGGCGCGTGGTTACAAGCCTGGTGATCTACGTGGTGCCTTCACACTGAAGAAAGCACTGTAA
- a CDS encoding DUF2201 family putative metallopeptidase: MDQDEIETKLAAARTKLILDKPFLGALVMRLPMQEANSDWCPTTATDAKSFYYNPEYIDQLTLDETQFMLAHEALHCALSHFARRQHRTKLHWDMACDYAINPLLTEDGLKPPPGSLMLPQFSGMTAEEIYPCLDENNDDQPLDNHVYDQDNTKQSGSGKTEKDMANSQQENHNEQEGDEPDNPNSGSGNAASQPPPLSPDEAETLNIQWQQRMAGAAQQAMQAGKLDGAIARMVDHLLQPQLPWRLLLARYMTALARDDFSYQRPSRREGEFILPSLRSNQLELVVALDTSGSIQDQEMGEFLAEINALKGQMRARVTLLACDSAIAEEAPWVYESWEEFELPEKITGGGGTSFNPVFEWIAEQDQSPDLVVYFTDAEGAFPPHAPYYPVIWLVKGKQKTPWGQRIQLN; encoded by the coding sequence ATGGATCAAGATGAGATCGAGACCAAACTGGCCGCCGCACGGACCAAGCTGATTCTTGATAAACCTTTCCTCGGCGCACTGGTGATGCGGCTTCCCATGCAGGAAGCCAATTCAGACTGGTGTCCGACCACCGCCACTGACGCCAAATCCTTCTATTACAATCCCGAGTACATCGATCAGCTCACCCTCGATGAAACCCAGTTCATGCTTGCCCATGAGGCCTTGCACTGCGCCCTCTCCCATTTTGCCCGACGACAGCATCGAACCAAGCTGCATTGGGATATGGCCTGTGACTATGCGATCAATCCCCTGCTCACCGAGGATGGGCTGAAGCCACCACCGGGATCCTTGATGCTACCCCAGTTCAGCGGCATGACCGCTGAAGAGATCTACCCCTGCCTGGATGAAAACAATGACGACCAACCACTGGACAATCATGTCTATGACCAGGACAACACCAAACAGTCCGGCAGCGGCAAAACAGAAAAGGATATGGCCAACAGCCAGCAGGAGAACCATAACGAACAAGAGGGTGACGAGCCTGATAATCCCAACAGCGGTTCAGGCAACGCCGCCTCACAACCCCCTCCCCTGTCTCCGGATGAGGCTGAGACCCTGAATATCCAGTGGCAGCAACGAATGGCCGGGGCAGCCCAACAGGCGATGCAGGCAGGCAAGCTGGATGGTGCAATTGCCCGAATGGTCGACCATCTGTTGCAACCCCAGCTTCCATGGCGACTGCTGCTGGCGCGGTATATGACCGCACTGGCAAGGGATGACTTCAGTTATCAAAGACCCTCACGTCGAGAGGGAGAATTCATATTACCGAGCCTGCGCAGCAATCAGTTGGAACTGGTGGTTGCCCTGGATACCAGTGGCTCGATACAGGATCAGGAGATGGGGGAGTTTCTGGCCGAGATCAATGCACTCAAAGGCCAGATGCGGGCCCGAGTCACCCTGCTCGCCTGCGATTCAGCCATTGCCGAAGAGGCTCCCTGGGTCTACGAATCCTGGGAGGAGTTCGAACTGCCTGAAAAAATCACCGGGGGTGGTGGTACCAGTTTCAATCCGGTTTTCGAGTGGATCGCGGAGCAGGACCAGAGCCCCGATCTGGTAGTCTATTTTACCGATGCGGAGGGGGCCTTCCCCCCCCATGCACCCTACTACCCGGTCATCTGGCTGGTCAAAGGCAAGCAGAAGACCCCCTGGGGTCAGCGCATCCAACTCAACTGA
- a CDS encoding AAA family ATPase gives MRPIQLLTILEQEFISTRAGHHTPVMLWGPPGVGKSDMVREVAHKHQAPVIDIRLSQMEPSDLRGIPFRTNGSVEWAIPSLLPDEQRHGSEGILFLDEITSAPPTVSAAAYQLILDRRLGEYQVPEGWAIFAAGNRQGDRGVTYSMPAPLANRFSHFEVETNLDDWVAWAYRNQIDERIIAFLRFRPELLFDFDPAHNPVAFPSPRSWEFAHRALQKFIDHPQLLQGALQACVGPAAGIELHAFVNSLDKMPDLDAILRGEEVSIPNEIDLQYAVASALVGRAIRANESGNGLEVHGRILEYAGRFPQREMGVMLVSDMHRAIGETLFSVPQFNDWAQAVSDVMLYE, from the coding sequence ATGCGTCCCATCCAGCTACTTACCATTCTTGAGCAAGAGTTCATCAGTACCCGTGCCGGCCACCACACCCCGGTGATGCTCTGGGGTCCGCCCGGTGTGGGCAAATCGGACATGGTTCGTGAGGTCGCGCATAAGCATCAGGCTCCGGTGATCGACATCCGACTCTCACAGATGGAGCCCAGTGATCTGCGCGGAATACCCTTCCGCACCAACGGCAGCGTCGAATGGGCGATTCCCTCTCTGTTGCCCGATGAACAGCGCCATGGCAGCGAGGGTATCCTGTTTCTCGATGAGATCACTTCCGCCCCGCCCACGGTTTCAGCCGCAGCCTATCAACTGATACTGGATCGACGCCTGGGCGAATATCAGGTTCCGGAAGGCTGGGCCATCTTCGCTGCAGGCAACCGCCAGGGTGACCGGGGGGTTACCTACAGTATGCCCGCACCTCTGGCCAACCGCTTCTCCCATTTTGAGGTAGAGACCAATCTGGATGACTGGGTCGCCTGGGCCTACCGTAATCAGATTGATGAACGGATCATCGCCTTTCTGCGTTTCCGCCCTGAACTGCTGTTCGATTTCGACCCGGCGCATAACCCGGTGGCCTTTCCGTCGCCACGCTCCTGGGAATTTGCTCATCGGGCACTGCAGAAATTCATCGACCACCCACAACTGCTTCAAGGTGCCTTGCAAGCCTGTGTTGGACCGGCCGCCGGGATAGAGCTTCATGCCTTCGTCAACAGCCTGGACAAGATGCCCGATCTGGATGCGATATTACGCGGCGAAGAGGTCTCGATACCCAATGAGATCGATCTGCAGTATGCGGTTGCCTCCGCACTGGTCGGTCGCGCCATCCGGGCAAACGAGTCGGGTAATGGACTTGAGGTGCATGGCCGCATACTCGAATATGCCGGCCGTTTTCCGCAACGGGAGATGGGTGTGATGCTGGTTTCCGATATGCACCGCGCGATCGGTGAAACCCTGTTCAGCGTTCCACAGTTCAATGATTGGGCACAGGCGGTGTCCGATGTGATGCTGTATGAGTGA